The Mytilus galloprovincialis chromosome 2, xbMytGall1.hap1.1, whole genome shotgun sequence genome has a window encoding:
- the LOC143063334 gene encoding uncharacterized protein LOC143063334 — MGFKYIAFALLIVPVLTQVPPGAPVITGPQIIIFGQQVTLTCTVTDGQPTPTVKWLRDNVVIDDTYTISGNQVINTYSFQASSQEHLEVFECQSENGVLQNPLSRTIFVEVYRSPNQPTLIGPTNVAPGTPTTWTCRSEGGYPIQTMTMRIGNSQFSSNQFTTNTQFIQTSESYTVVGTLTFPPSLANNGQTLFCDVRHTDTLTAPQTVSLPLRVISPLSVTAPNTFYNPAETETVSLICVVTAGNPTQIRWYKNSQLLTVNGRFSGGTVSGPALTISGVVMSDAGTYICEATDGTATVRTNNIQLSPIERSVSEFDIITSILNGYNKLVRPIDPVNNVTHSLIPKETIEFDPKTLRFEAMQCISWNDPRLSWPRGQPRVSLPSSVIWLPDIVMLGQEVMHDFEAKAIVMKNGDVTYCPQGVIKSTNCEEKSGSVWECNFKFLSWSYDKVMLDIHFPSVLTRPSIDMAIYYQHEEYEIVSQCAVRRETSYPCRVGTYPELTYTFVIRRRRSFCTNLNASPTCN, encoded by the exons ATGGGTTTTAAATACATTGCTTTTGCATTGCTGATTGTCCCTGTGTTGACACAAG tgCCCCCTGGTGCACCAGTAATCACTGGACCACAGATCATTATATTTGGCCAACAAGTTACCCTGACCTGTACCGTAACTGACGGTCAACCCACACCAACGGTCAAATGGTTAAGAGACAACGTTGTTATTGATGATACGTATACTATAAGTGGAAATCAAGTGATAAACACGTATTCATTCCAAGCTTCTAGTCAGGAACATTTAGAAGTGTTCGAATGTCAGTCTGAAAATGGTGTTTTACAGAATCCTCTATCCAGAACTATATTCGTCGAGGTTTATA GGTCACCAAATCAACCAACACTAATAGGACCCACGAATGTGGCCCCAGGAACACCAACAACATGGACTTGTAGATCAGAAGGAGGATACCCAATACAGACTATGACAATGAGAATTGGAAATTCACAGTTCAGCAGCAATCAATTCACAACCAACACCCAATTTATACAGACCTCAGAATCCTACACGGTTGTTGGAACTCTCACCTTCCCACCATCACTAGCCAATAATGGACAGACACTTTTCTGTGATGTTAGGCATACAGACACGTTAACCGCTCCACAAACAGTCAGCTTGCCATTACGCGTTATTT CCCCACTTTCTGTGACGGCCCCGAACACATTCTACAATCCTGCCGAGACAGAAACAGTAAGCCTTATCTGTGTTGTGACTGCTGGAAACCCTACTCAGATCAGATGGTACAAAAACAGCCAACTTTTAACAGTAAATGGTAGATTCTCTGGCGGAACCGTCTCCGGTCCGGCATTGACCATATCAGGTGTCGTTATGAGTGATGCTGGTACCTATATATGTGAAGCTACAGATGGTACCGCAACCGTTAGAACCAACAACATCCAGTTGTCTCCAATAG aacgaTCTGTATCAGAATTCGATATAATTACGTCCATCCTCAATGGTTACAACAAACTAGTCAGACCCATCGACCCTGTTAACAACGTAACACACTCTCTAATTCCAAAAGAAACCATTGAATTT GATCCCAAGACATTGCGCTTTGAAGCCATGCAGTGCATTTCCTGGAACGACCCAAGACTGTCATGGCCCAGAGGACAACCAAGAGTTAGCTTACCTTCATCTGTGATCTGGTTACCAGATATTGTTATGTTAGGACA GGAAGTAATGCACGACTTTGAAGCAAAAGCGATCGTCATGAAAAACGGAGACGTGACGTATTGCCCACAGGGAGTAATCAAGTCAACCAATTGTGAGGAAAAGTCCGGCTCAGTTTGGGAATGCAACTTCAAATTCCTATCATGGTCTTACGACAAAGTCATGTTGGACATTCATTTCCCATCCGTCCTAACTAGACCATCCATCGATATGGCCATCTACTATCAACATGAGGAGTATGAAATCGTTAGTCAGTGTGCAGTACGACGTGAGACGAGCTATCCCTGCCGAGTAGGTACCTACCCAGAACTGACCTACACATTTGTTATCAGACGTCGAAGATCCTTCTGTACAAACCTCAACGCAAGCCCGACCTGTAATTAG